Part of the Methanolobus chelungpuianus genome is shown below.
AATTTGCAGTCGGTTTAAAAGGCTCTATGCCATCAACCACATTGATACAAGATAGTAACTTGAGAAAATCCATTTGGGCCAATGTACTTAACAAAGAGTTTTTGCAGCAAAATACTTCGCTTTTTGATGGAAACAAGAATAATAATCCAACGTGGGTAGTTCTTCCTTCCTTTGACAAAAATAAGCCAGAGAGTGCCCAAAGTATTGGTTTATTAAGAGGGCTCTTTTGGCAACCTGCTAAAATAAAGTTATTCGTTGATGAGAAGCAGCAATTATCTGGATTTTTAACGAATCCTGGAATGAGTTATTTTGAAGGATTTTGGAAACATCCACATACACCAATTGATGAAATTGCTTTTAAAGAAAACAAATCCAGCAAAAAACCATTTTTGTCTTTAAGAAGAGACTATCCAGTCTGGACTGAAATGCTAAGCTACTTTTATACCAAAAATGCCGGGCAAGAAGGAGCAAGCAGGGCTTTGGTTGTATCGCACTATGAACAAGTGATTGGTCGTGGAAAAACAATAAATTTAGTTGTGGGTGGATATGTCAAAGGTGGTTCTCAAGAAAGTCTAGCCGCCAGAAAACATGAGTTATATGGAATCTCTTCTGGTTGGGAAGCTCAGATAGCAGAAATGAATATGTTAATTTCCTATGGTTTAGATGCTCAAAAGGCACTTGATTATGCAGTTTACTCATTTGGGAAAGAATTAAACGAAATCCGGACTGTGCGAAATAGAGAACAAGACTCTAATCTAATGAAAAAATTGAAAGAGCAAACGAAAAAGCATTATTTTGCAGGTTCAGAGTCAGTTTTCCATAGTATAATGAGAAAGTTAGATGTTAATGAAGTATCAAACTACAAAAACCATTTTACTCAATTGGCTATGGTCACATATGATACTATTTTTTTGCCCTACGAACATGACCCTAAATTGCTAAAAGCGGTTGTTGCTGGTCGTAGAACACTAACTAGGAACCTTATGAAAATCGGAGAAAATAACTAATTGAAGAATATGAAGAAAATATGGGGTTACACATATGGAAAAGTTTACTGAACTTCATCAACGTTTCTGGGAAACGATGGATAATGGGCAACGTACCGAAATAAGGCGTGCTTCAAATCCTGAAGACTTGGAATGTTTGCCAGCATTTTACCATCTTATAAGATATCACAATCCAGGAGAAATAAGACAGCTGGCACGCGTAGCTTTCCTTTTGCCATTTGCTGAAAAGCATAGTGAAAATACCAAGCCTTTAGGCAGGCAACTCAGTGATGCAAAAATAAGTGAAAAGCGGATTTTTCAGATTGTACGTTCGAGTTCACCAAATGATTTGATCCAATTACGTCGTGCTGTTCAACAAGCTAAGTTAAGCAGCATCGATTGGGATGTATTTGGTAAAAGCCTGTTCTATTGGGGAGAAAAATCAAAAAAACAACTGGTTCAAAGTTTCTTTGTTTATATGAAAGAAGAGGAATAAATCATGGATGAAAAGAATTACGTCAACTACCACATTTTGATTTCGCACAGTCCATCCAATCTTAACCGGGATGACATGAACATGCAAAAAACCGCTGTATTTGGCGGAGTAAAAAGAACTCGAATATCCAGTCAGAGTTTGAAGAGGGCTATGAGACATTCAGACTACTATGAAAACCACATTGGAAAGCCAAGTGATCGAACCAGGCAATTAGGAAAATTAACAGCAAAGTACGTAAAAGCTTTGCAAGACAAATATGATGAAAACTTGGTAAAATCTGTCATGTCGCTGATTTCTGGTGAACCGGAGATCAAAGAGAACACTCAGTCTGGTGCAGTCGCAGCATGGACTGTGTCTGAAGTGGAACAATACTGCCATTTATATCAACAATTGCAGGGACAATTCCCGGACGAGAAGGAATTTGAAAAAGAATGGAAAAATGCAACAGATAAAAAGAAGCTTCTGGATGATAAGACAAAAGTCAAGCTGTTCCGTGAAGCATTACAAAATGGTCAGGACATTGCCTTATCCGGAAGAATGGCTACTTCAGGGATAATGACTATTGTAGATGCTTCTCTTGCAGTTGCACATGCAATCACAACACACACAGTAGATACCGACATAGATTGGTTCACTGCAGTTGATGATCTGAACCAGGAAACTGGAGAAACCGGTTCTGCTCACTTGGATACAACCGAATTCAGCTCGGGTGTGTTCTATCGTTATGCGAGCTTAAATCTCAGACAACTTCAAGAAAATCTAGGCGATTTAGACCGCAAACAGGCATTAGATATTGCTTCACACGTCCTGCACATGCTGGCAACGGTCGTACCATCTGCCAAACAGAATGCTTTTGCAGCTTTTAATCTTGCGGACTTTGCACTTGTTAGTTTTAGTGACCAACCAATCTCACTAGCAAATGCCTTCGAAAATCCTGTTAAGGCTAAAAAAGAAGGACTCATGAAACCATCAATTGAGGCCTTATTGAATTATCATAAGTCCATTTCAAGTGCTTATGGAATACAAAATGATATACAGTCTTTTTTTAGTACGATAGATTGTGAATTGAAACATAAAAATGAAGAGGCTAAGACCGAAACAAATGAAGAGTCTAAAACCGAGACTAAAATACCAAAAATGTCTAAACTTTCGGAATTAGAAGAATGGATAAAAAATGATGGTAAAAAATTGGGAAATGAGCCATGCAAGAATATTTGATAATTAAGTTGCAGGGTGCAATGCAGTCATGGGGTGGGCATACTTTTGAGGATTATCGCCCAAGCCATATATTTCCGACCCGCAGTGCAGTTGTAGGTTTA
Proteins encoded:
- the casA gene encoding type I-E CRISPR-associated protein Cse1/CasA — protein: MTGFNLLTEEWIPVQKQGHFETISLKRLLCNDEEWQLCLSRDDMEMAALQLIVCIVQVVFMPDDEDDLFASYSKPMKEADYEKGILPFMEWFDLLHPEYPFMQCADVKAKDENSKGNTPKNWTSFQKLFVGLPEITSDSPSSKAFFNTVDEINNTWYGEVAIAIFQQATNGFSLGGSKFAVGLKGSMPSTTLIQDSNLRKSIWANVLNKEFLQQNTSLFDGNKNNNPTWVVLPSFDKNKPESAQSIGLLRGLFWQPAKIKLFVDEKQQLSGFLTNPGMSYFEGFWKHPHTPIDEIAFKENKSSKKPFLSLRRDYPVWTEMLSYFYTKNAGQEGASRALVVSHYEQVIGRGKTINLVVGGYVKGGSQESLAARKHELYGISSGWEAQIAEMNMLISYGLDAQKALDYAVYSFGKELNEIRTVRNREQDSNLMKKLKEQTKKHYFAGSESVFHSIMRKLDVNEVSNYKNHFTQLAMVTYDTIFLPYEHDPKLLKAVVAGRRTLTRNLMKIGENN
- the casB gene encoding type I-E CRISPR-associated protein Cse2/CasB yields the protein MEKFTELHQRFWETMDNGQRTEIRRASNPEDLECLPAFYHLIRYHNPGEIRQLARVAFLLPFAEKHSENTKPLGRQLSDAKISEKRIFQIVRSSSPNDLIQLRRAVQQAKLSSIDWDVFGKSLFYWGEKSKKQLVQSFFVYMKEEE
- the cas7e gene encoding type I-E CRISPR-associated protein Cas7/Cse4/CasC, with translation MDEKNYVNYHILISHSPSNLNRDDMNMQKTAVFGGVKRTRISSQSLKRAMRHSDYYENHIGKPSDRTRQLGKLTAKYVKALQDKYDENLVKSVMSLISGEPEIKENTQSGAVAAWTVSEVEQYCHLYQQLQGQFPDEKEFEKEWKNATDKKKLLDDKTKVKLFREALQNGQDIALSGRMATSGIMTIVDASLAVAHAITTHTVDTDIDWFTAVDDLNQETGETGSAHLDTTEFSSGVFYRYASLNLRQLQENLGDLDRKQALDIASHVLHMLATVVPSAKQNAFAAFNLADFALVSFSDQPISLANAFENPVKAKKEGLMKPSIEALLNYHKSISSAYGIQNDIQSFFSTIDCELKHKNEEAKTETNEESKTETKIPKMSKLSELEEWIKNDGKKLGNEPCKNI